The Bacillota bacterium genome segment GAACCGGCATTTGGCTCGGTAATACATACGGAAGCTAACTTTTCACCCCGTGCCAGGGGTACAACATATCTTTGACGTTGTTCTTCAGTACCATTAAGAAAAATTTGACGGACAACCAGATTGTGAACAGCCAGATAGTTCATTGACCGCGCCACCCGAGCCAATTCCTCAACAACCAGTGCCCCCATAAAACTATTCAGTCCGCTGCCTCCGTATTCTTCAGGAATATACATCCCAGCTAAACCAAGGCCAGCTGCTTTCTGGAATGTCTCGCGGGAAAACCGGCTGTTCTCCTCCCATTCATCTACATAAGGAGCGATTTCCTTCTCCGCAAAGTTTCGAACCATCTGTTTAAGCATTTTCTGTTCTTCCGTAAATTCAAAGATCATCGTTCATTCCTCCTTGTATTCGCTGAAATAAGCATAAATCCAAACACTCATTTGTATTCGTAAAATCCTTTACCAGTTTTTCTACCAAGCCAACCAGCCTTTACGTATTGACGAAGCAACGGGCAGGGTCGGTATTTCGGATCCCCGTAGCCTTCGTAAAGAACGTTCAGAATCGCCAAGACGGTGTCCAAACCAATCAGGTCGGCCAGCGCCAATGGACCCATCGGGTGATTCATACCGAGTTTCGCGACCTCGTCAATCCCCTGCGGAGTAGCAATTCCTTCATACAGGCAAAAGATCGCCTCGTTAATCATGACCTGCAGGACTCGGTTTGAGACAAAACCTGGCACGTCCTTGACTTCGACCGGCACTTTGCCCATCTTCACACTCAAACCCTCAATGGTTTTGAACACTTCGTCACTTGTCATCAGCCCCCTGATAATCTCCACCAACCTCATTACTGGTACCGGGTTCGTGAAGTGCATGCCGATTACCTGAGCCGGCCGCTTGGTGTAGGAAGCAATTTCCGTAATCGGCAGTGAAGATGTATTGGAGGCCAAAATAGTGTGGGACGGGCAAATTTCATCGAGTTCTTTGAAGACATTAGACTTGATAGCCATATTTTCGACAATGGCTTCAATCACCAGGTCGCAGTCTTTCGC includes the following:
- a CDS encoding 3-hydroxybutyryl-CoA dehydrogenase, which translates into the protein MEINKIMVVGAGQMGSGIAQVSAQAGFTTILNDLNMDLVQKGIKVIEKNLARNVDKGKMTAEEKDTILARIIPSTSLADAKDCDLVIEAIVENMAIKSNVFKELDEICPSHTILASNTSSLPITEIASYTKRPAQVIGMHFTNPVPVMRLVEIIRGLMTSDEVFKTIEGLSVKMGKVPVEVKDVPGFVSNRVLQVMINEAIFCLYEGIATPQGIDEVAKLGMNHPMGPLALADLIGLDTVLAILNVLYEGYGDPKYRPCPLLRQYVKAGWLGRKTGKGFYEYK